DNA sequence from the Chitinophaga flava genome:
GCGCTTTGCCGGCGCTGTCTTTAGGGAGGCCTTGTGCATTGACAATGGTGGGCAGCATTGTCAGAAAAATCCATCTGATATATTTTGCCATCGCTGGTAGTATTATCTGCCCACAAAGCTAGTGGGTAGTACAACCGCCATTCCGGCAAAGAGACTATAAAGGGAAGTGTCGCGACAAGACGGAAAAGTCTGCGTATTTTAATTTTCAGGACCTGCTACAATACGGTTGATATTCTCTTTGAAAAAATCGCTGACAGGAATTTCTTTTTCACCCACACAAACCAGATCACGTTTGACAGCCGTAATTTTTTTCACGGCCACCAGATAGGATTTATGTGTGCGGACAAAAGCTTCAACAGGCAATTTTTCCATGATTGCTTTCATGGTCATGCGTGTGAGTATGGGTTTGGGAGAAGATGACAGGTGGATTTTGATATAGTCTTTTAACCCTTCTATATATTCAATATCGTCTACAACGACTTTCACTTGTGTGTATTCCACATTGACAAAAAAGTCAGTTAACGTTTTAACAGGCACAGGGGTTTGTTGTAAACGGAATAGTTCGTTGGCGCGGTTGCAGGCTTTGAGGAAACGTTCGAAGCTAAAGGGTTTCAGCAGATAATCGACTACCTGCAAATTATAGCCTTCCAGTGCATATTTTTCATAGGCAGTCACCAGAATCACCAGTGGCGGGTGTTTCAGCGACTGCAGGAATTGCAGGCCGCTGAGACGAGGCATCTGTATATCCAGGAAGATCAGGTCTACAGATTCCTTTTGCAACACTTCCATGGCCTCCAGTGCGTTTTTACAGGTAGCCACCAGTTGCAGGAAAGGTATCTGTCGGATATTGTCTTCCAACAGTTCCCGCACCAGTTGTTCATCATCTACAGCAATACAACGCATCATATAAGCTTCAACGTTAGGTGAATATGAAACCGGTTATGATCATCATTGACAGTCAGATGGTAGTGATCACGGTACAACAGCTCCAGCCTTGATTTGACATTGACCAGTCCTATACCGGAACTCTCATCCTTACTGATATCCTGTACCGGATCGTATTGATTCTCCACTTCAAAGGTAAGCACATCTTCCCTAACAACAGACAGCCGGATATGAATAACAGGATCCAATACGCCGGTACCATGTTTGAAAGCGTTTTCCACAAAAGGGATGAGCAGCATAGGTTCTATCATATAACCTTCCAGCGCGGCAGCTGGAGGCGTATCACATTCGATCGTTACATCACTGCCAAAACGAAGCTGCTGCAAGGCAATATAACTGTTGAGATAGTCAACTTCCTTTGACAGTGCTACTTTGGTTCCGCCTGCATCATACAGCATATAACGCATCAGCTCTGATAACATAATCAGAGAAGTTTCCAATCTGTCGGATTTTTTTCGGGCCAGTGACACCAGGTTGGTCAGCACGTTAAAAAGAAAATGCGGGCTGATCTGCGAACGCAGAAACTTCAGTTCTGTAGCCAGTTGCGCGGCCTCTTTTTCTTTCTGCTTTTTTTCTTCGTATATGCGATCGAGTATCTTTCGGTATACCAGGCTGATAATAAACACTGCCACAGAGGGCGCAAATACAAAACGATAGGCAGCGGTGTTCTTCAGGAGCTCCGGAAACCACCACGCCATAATCCGGTATTTCAACTGAAAAGAAACTATCAGCATCAGGAGAACGGCAATAATATACAGCCACCAATAACGCCGGTTCATCAACCGTGGATACAGATAAAAAGCATTGCCATAAAATATGGCCATATGGATCACACCGGCAATGGTAAAGAAAGGTCCGGGAATAGGGCCTATGCTATAATTACTTTCGGCAGAAGATACTGCATACGGCAGGAACAACAGCATGCCCCAGATGAGTGCATGCAGTATCACGTTAATAT
Encoded proteins:
- a CDS encoding sensor histidine kinase produces the protein MKAFPTSAYINVILHALIWGMLLFLPYAVSSAESNYSIGPIPGPFFTIAGVIHMAIFYGNAFYLYPRLMNRRYWWLYIIAVLLMLIVSFQLKYRIMAWWFPELLKNTAAYRFVFAPSVAVFIISLVYRKILDRIYEEKKQKEKEAAQLATELKFLRSQISPHFLFNVLTNLVSLARKKSDRLETSLIMLSELMRYMLYDAGGTKVALSKEVDYLNSYIALQQLRFGSDVTIECDTPPAAALEGYMIEPMLLIPFVENAFKHGTGVLDPVIHIRLSVVREDVLTFEVENQYDPVQDISKDESSGIGLVNVKSRLELLYRDHYHLTVNDDHNRFHIHLTLKLI
- a CDS encoding LytR/AlgR family response regulator transcription factor, whose protein sequence is MMRCIAVDDEQLVRELLEDNIRQIPFLQLVATCKNALEAMEVLQKESVDLIFLDIQMPRLSGLQFLQSLKHPPLVILVTAYEKYALEGYNLQVVDYLLKPFSFERFLKACNRANELFRLQQTPVPVKTLTDFFVNVEYTQVKVVVDDIEYIEGLKDYIKIHLSSSPKPILTRMTMKAIMEKLPVEAFVRTHKSYLVAVKKITAVKRDLVCVGEKEIPVSDFFKENINRIVAGPEN